From Hyphomicrobiales bacterium, a single genomic window includes:
- a CDS encoding SDR family NAD(P)-dependent oxidoreductase gives MTSLTSFGKSVHAVVIGAGGGIGGALVDHLAACANVHSILACSRAPKRHDSDKIKPRPIDILDERSIEMALAGLDRIDLAIVATGRLHAPGGMQPEKSWRALDKDMLIESFAVNAVGPALVAKSVLPRLPRSGKAVFAALSARVGSISDNRLGGWYAYRSTKAALNQLIRTFSIELARQREDAICVGLHPGTVVSELSRPFQAGVDPDRLFTPSFAAARLLAVIDALEASQSGQLIAWDGSTIAP, from the coding sequence GTGACGTCACTAACCTCATTCGGCAAATCGGTTCACGCGGTCGTGATCGGCGCGGGCGGTGGCATCGGCGGGGCCCTTGTTGACCACCTCGCGGCGTGCGCGAATGTGCACAGCATTTTGGCCTGCTCGCGTGCGCCTAAGCGGCATGACAGCGACAAGATCAAGCCGCGCCCAATCGACATCCTGGATGAACGAAGCATCGAGATGGCGCTTGCCGGTCTGGACCGTATAGACCTCGCCATCGTTGCGACGGGACGATTGCATGCGCCGGGGGGAATGCAACCCGAGAAGTCCTGGCGCGCTCTCGACAAAGACATGCTGATCGAGAGCTTCGCCGTCAATGCCGTTGGACCAGCGCTTGTCGCAAAGTCGGTTCTTCCAAGGTTGCCACGCTCGGGGAAAGCCGTGTTCGCTGCCCTGTCGGCTCGCGTCGGCAGCATCTCGGATAACCGCCTCGGCGGATGGTACGCCTATCGATCGACTAAGGCTGCGCTCAATCAGCTGATCCGGACATTCAGCATAGAGCTCGCCCGGCAGCGCGAGGATGCGATCTGTGTTGGACTTCACCCGGGAACAGTCGTTAGCGAATTGTCGCGTCCATTCCAGGCGGGTGTTGATCCTGACCGGCTCTTTACACCCAGTTTCGCGGCTGCGCGCTTGCTTGCCGTCATCGATGCTCTCGAAGCTTCGCAGAGCGGCCAGCTCATCGCATGGGATGGAAGCACGATCGCACCTTAG
- a CDS encoding DUF3429 family protein: protein MPPTSRIPRPALVLGWLGVLPFAALAVLAATGGELLNDGAMSGLVQYGLIILSFMGGAQWGLAMRAASSDDGVEGWRLAISVLPALAAFGLSLLPAGSALLGLAGAFVALLGYDVWAARAGMAPAWYPALRLQLTGAVVVCLLAASAFGFR from the coding sequence ATGCCGCCAACCTCTCGGATTCCTCGACCGGCCCTCGTGCTCGGATGGCTCGGCGTCCTGCCGTTTGCCGCACTCGCTGTTCTGGCGGCAACTGGCGGCGAGCTGCTCAACGATGGCGCCATGAGCGGGCTCGTCCAGTACGGCTTGATCATCCTGTCGTTCATGGGTGGTGCGCAATGGGGACTGGCGATGCGAGCGGCCAGCAGCGACGATGGCGTGGAGGGATGGAGGCTCGCCATCAGTGTTCTGCCTGCCCTGGCCGCATTTGGCCTGTCGCTCCTGCCGGCAGGGTCGGCCCTTCTTGGCTTGGCGGGCGCCTTCGTTGCCCTGCTCGGCTATGACGTCTGGGCGGCTCGGGCAGGCATGGCACCGGCCTGGTATCCGGCGCTTCGCTTGCAGCTGACGGGCGCCGTCGTCGTCTGCTTACTGGCTGCTTCTGCATTTGGGTTCAGATGA
- a CDS encoding DUF2256 domain-containing protein: protein MNRSSIARPTRCRAKADLTNKICATCSRPFAWRKKWERDWNSVRHCSDRCRRGRAHSVKETS from the coding sequence ATGAACCGATCCTCGATTGCCAGACCGACTCGCTGTCGTGCAAAGGCCGACCTCACTAACAAAATCTGCGCGACCTGCAGTCGCCCGTTCGCGTGGCGCAAGAAATGGGAGCGTGATTGGAACAGCGTTCGCCATTGCTCCGATCGCTGCCGACGCGGAAGAGCCCATTCTGTGAAGGAGACCTCATGA
- a CDS encoding DUF1499 domain-containing protein, which translates to MCTLIVAALIALLAVVAWFLVGPERLWSMFGSADLGPVEFATLVRRANPNDALACSPRFCKANSDFLPPTFATDAQGLRAAMARVIASEPNIRNVGSGDVAMTERYVQRTPLLRFPDTIVVRYFQLEPGEGNTLAIYSRSQLGYSDMGIKKARIARWIDRLKTLVPVAE; encoded by the coding sequence ATGTGTACGCTCATTGTTGCAGCTCTCATCGCGCTACTAGCGGTCGTGGCGTGGTTCCTGGTCGGGCCGGAGAGATTGTGGTCTATGTTCGGGTCGGCTGATCTCGGGCCCGTGGAATTTGCGACGCTTGTAAGGCGCGCGAACCCGAATGATGCTCTCGCGTGCTCGCCGCGCTTCTGCAAAGCCAACAGCGATTTTCTTCCCCCAACGTTCGCGACCGACGCACAAGGCCTGCGTGCAGCGATGGCCCGTGTCATAGCGTCCGAGCCAAATATAAGAAATGTTGGAAGCGGCGATGTTGCTATGACGGAGCGGTATGTACAGCGCACTCCGCTGCTGCGGTTTCCTGACACCATTGTCGTGCGCTACTTCCAGCTGGAGCCGGGCGAAGGTAACACGCTGGCAATCTATTCCCGCTCACAGCTCGGATATAGCGATATGGGTATCAAAAAGGCCCGCATCGCGCGTTGGATCGACAGGCTCAAGACGCTGGTGCCGGTAGCCGAATAA
- a CDS encoding heme-binding protein: protein MIMWALLVAGIAAIAAAAAGPIMSRVEQPKYAVTRSDGAIEVRDYGAMIAAEVEVSGERRAAINEGFRLIAAYIFGANKPNAKIAMTAPVEQQAKQTLAMTAPVTQQSRDASWTVRFIMPESWTMATLPTPTDDRVKLVPLPSKQMVVIRFSGVATDAAIAAKTSELRRYAADNNLSVRGEPVLAFYNPPWTLPFFRRNEIMLKLTSSRAGEGTPG from the coding sequence ATGATAATGTGGGCCTTACTAGTCGCCGGCATTGCAGCGATAGCGGCCGCAGCAGCGGGTCCAATCATGAGCCGTGTTGAGCAGCCGAAATATGCGGTGACCCGTTCAGACGGTGCGATAGAGGTGCGCGATTACGGAGCAATGATCGCAGCCGAGGTCGAGGTCAGCGGCGAGCGCCGTGCTGCCATCAATGAAGGATTTCGACTGATTGCCGCCTACATCTTCGGCGCCAACAAGCCCAATGCGAAGATCGCCATGACAGCTCCGGTCGAACAGCAGGCGAAGCAGACACTAGCCATGACAGCGCCGGTGACCCAGCAATCGCGGGATGCGTCCTGGACCGTGCGGTTCATCATGCCCGAGAGCTGGACCATGGCGACGCTGCCCACACCTACCGACGACCGCGTCAAGTTGGTTCCCCTGCCGTCGAAGCAAATGGTCGTGATTCGCTTCTCAGGAGTTGCGACTGACGCGGCGATTGCCGCAAAAACGTCTGAGCTCCGACGGTACGCCGCCGATAATAATCTGTCGGTCAGAGGTGAGCCGGTGCTCGCCTTTTACAACCCACCCTGGACACTGCCGTTCTTCCGGCGCAACGAGATCATGCTGAAACTCACGTCGTCACGAGCTGGCGAGGGAACCCCGGGTTGA
- a CDS encoding NAD(P)H-binding protein, whose product MAHILVIGASRDIGRAVTESAVTRGHRVRAMSRSGEVIRDRAGRIEAFKADALAPDDVSQALDGIEVVVQVLGVPASLDLITRPVALFSEATQVLLPTMTTARVKKLIAVTGFGAGDSNASINLLQRLPFTVLLGRAFDDKSEQERLIEASDLDWLIVRPGVLTGGSRSDAYRVLTEPASWRNGIVSRTDVADFITERITADRFGREKPVIIRCPL is encoded by the coding sequence ATGGCTCACATTCTTGTCATCGGTGCTAGTCGCGACATTGGCCGAGCGGTGACGGAGTCCGCCGTCACAAGAGGTCACCGTGTTCGCGCCATGTCCCGCAGTGGCGAGGTGATACGCGACCGCGCAGGACGTATTGAAGCGTTCAAGGCCGATGCGCTCGCGCCAGACGATGTTTCCCAGGCACTTGACGGCATCGAGGTCGTGGTTCAGGTGCTTGGCGTACCGGCATCCCTCGATCTCATTACGAGGCCGGTCGCCCTATTCTCGGAAGCAACACAAGTGTTGCTTCCAACCATGACGACGGCGCGGGTCAAGAAGCTGATTGCCGTGACCGGGTTCGGCGCGGGCGACAGCAATGCCAGCATCAACCTGCTGCAGCGCCTCCCCTTCACCGTCCTCCTGGGGCGCGCCTTCGACGACAAGTCCGAGCAGGAGCGCCTGATCGAAGCCAGCGATCTCGACTGGCTGATCGTACGCCCGGGCGTGCTCACGGGTGGATCCAGGAGCGACGCCTATCGAGTGTTGACCGAGCCCGCTTCTTGGCGCAATGGCATCGTCTCGCGGACCGATGTGGCTGACTTCATCACCGAGCGCATTACGGCCGACCGCTTCGGGCGGGAGAAGCCAGTCATTATCCGCTGCCCTTTGTAG